From a single Micromonospora sp. WMMD1102 genomic region:
- a CDS encoding 1-deoxy-D-xylulose-5-phosphate synthase N-terminal domain-containing protein has translation MNETDLLNEQAARARRLVVEMAGSPVGCHLGGSLSVLDILVAAYAVARSRPGTEVVLSKGHAAAALYAVLHENGVIPENPAPRYGQAGSPYTGHPGPKVPGVRFPTGSLGHGLAYAVGWALSRQLLGQPGGAIAVVGDGELQEGLVWEALQVAHAKRVTGLTVVVDVNGGQNDGYVADISPLTDLPARLTAFGFDVIEVDGHDIDKLMAAMAPTDRPKAVLAATVKGKGVPATEGKAGSHYVKVSPARARQWKAAIRP, from the coding sequence ATGAACGAGACCGATCTGCTCAACGAACAGGCTGCCCGAGCCCGCCGGCTGGTGGTCGAGATGGCCGGCAGCCCGGTCGGCTGCCACCTCGGCGGCAGCCTCTCCGTGCTGGACATCCTGGTGGCCGCCTACGCGGTCGCCCGGTCCCGGCCCGGCACCGAGGTGGTGCTGAGCAAGGGACACGCCGCCGCCGCGCTCTACGCGGTACTGCACGAGAACGGTGTCATCCCGGAGAACCCGGCGCCGCGCTACGGCCAGGCGGGGTCGCCGTACACCGGTCATCCAGGTCCGAAGGTCCCCGGGGTGCGGTTCCCGACCGGCAGTCTCGGGCACGGGCTCGCCTACGCCGTCGGCTGGGCGCTCTCCCGGCAGCTGCTCGGGCAGCCCGGCGGCGCCATCGCGGTGGTCGGCGACGGTGAGCTCCAGGAGGGCCTGGTCTGGGAGGCGCTCCAGGTCGCCCACGCGAAGCGGGTGACCGGACTGACCGTGGTGGTGGACGTGAACGGTGGCCAGAACGACGGCTACGTCGCGGACATCTCGCCGCTGACCGATCTGCCGGCCCGGCTGACCGCGTTCGGCTTCGACGTGATCGAGGTGGACGGCCACGACATCGACAAGCTGATGGCGGCGATGGCGCCCACCGACCGGCCGAAGGCGGTGCTGGCCGCCACGGTCAAGGGCAAGGGCGTGCCGGCGACCGAGGGCAAGGCGGGCTCGCACTACGTCAAGGTGAGCCCGGCCCGGGCCAGACAGTGGAAGGCGGCGATCCGGCCATGA